In one window of Protaetiibacter larvae DNA:
- a CDS encoding WXG100 family type VII secretion target translates to MSSYQVDSEAVLAQATAARQTVGRIQGEVTALHSQLAQLQSSWTGQAATAFHGVVAEWRAAQQRVEDALAALGTALAQAGQHYAEIEQHNARLFLR, encoded by the coding sequence ATGAGCAGCTACCAGGTAGACAGCGAAGCCGTCCTCGCACAGGCGACGGCCGCCCGGCAGACCGTCGGACGCATCCAGGGCGAGGTCACGGCCCTCCACTCCCAGCTCGCGCAGTTGCAGTCGTCGTGGACGGGCCAGGCGGCCACCGCCTTCCACGGCGTGGTCGCCGAGTGGCGCGCCGCACAGCAGCGCGTCGAGGACGCCCTCGCCGCGCTCGGCACGGCGCTCGCCCAGGCGGGCCAGCACTACGCGGAGATCGAGCAGCACAACGCGCGGCTGTTCCTGCGGTGA
- the folP gene encoding dihydropteroate synthase, producing MAIVNRTPDSFHDKGATFALDRAVDAALASVADGADWVDVGGVPFGRGPAVELAEELDRIVPLVAAIRAASDVVISVDTFSARVAEAAIAAGADVVNDTSGLWDPDMAPAVAATRAHLVLTHSLTPPRTPHPSPRYDDVVDTVVSHLRDRIERAIAAGIPVERLIVDPGHDLNKNTLHSLELTRRLGEVASLGLPVLVALSNKDFVGESIDRPQYERLEGSLAAAVVSIVNGARIVRVHDVRATVAAVRMTEAILGWREPAWLKHNM from the coding sequence ATGGCGATCGTGAACCGCACGCCCGACTCCTTCCACGACAAGGGGGCGACCTTCGCGCTCGACCGTGCGGTGGATGCGGCGCTCGCCTCCGTCGCCGACGGCGCCGACTGGGTCGACGTGGGCGGGGTGCCCTTCGGGCGCGGGCCCGCGGTGGAGCTCGCCGAGGAGCTCGACCGCATCGTGCCGCTCGTCGCCGCCATCCGCGCGGCATCCGACGTGGTGATCTCGGTCGACACCTTCTCGGCCCGGGTCGCCGAGGCGGCGATCGCGGCGGGGGCGGATGTCGTGAACGACACCTCCGGGCTGTGGGACCCCGACATGGCACCCGCGGTGGCGGCGACCCGCGCCCACCTCGTGCTCACCCACTCGCTCACGCCGCCCCGCACCCCGCATCCCTCGCCGCGGTACGACGACGTGGTCGACACCGTCGTCAGCCACCTGCGCGACCGGATCGAGCGCGCGATCGCGGCGGGCATCCCCGTCGAGAGGCTCATCGTCGACCCCGGCCACGACCTCAACAAGAACACCCTGCACTCGCTCGAGCTCACCCGGCGTCTCGGCGAGGTGGCGTCCCTCGGGCTGCCGGTGCTCGTGGCGCTCTCCAACAAGGACTTCGTGGGCGAGTCGATCGACCGCCCGCAGTACGAGCGGCTCGAGGGATCGCTCGCGGCCGCGGTCGTCTCGATCGTCAACGGCGCGCGCATCGTGCGGGTGCACGATGTGCGTGCCACGGTCGCCGCCGTGCGGATGACGGAGGCGATCCTCGGATGGCGGGAGCCGGCATGGCTGAAGCACAACATGTGA
- a CDS encoding response regulator transcription factor, which yields MSDGPKILIVDDEPNIRDLLTTSLRFAGFAVRAVGNGAQAISAVLDEEPDLIILDVMLPDMNGFGVTKRLRASGYTAPILFLTAKDDTEDKITGLTVGGDDYVTKPFSLDEIVARIKAILRRTMADKEDAIIRAGELTMDQDTHEVTVGDASVELSPTEFKLLRYLMLNPNRVLSKAQILDHVWEYDFNGDAGIVESYISYLRRKIDQYSAEPMIQTKRGFGYMLKTAKA from the coding sequence ATGAGTGACGGACCCAAGATCCTCATCGTCGACGACGAGCCCAACATCCGCGACCTGCTCACCACGAGCCTCCGCTTCGCCGGCTTCGCCGTTCGCGCGGTCGGCAACGGCGCCCAGGCCATCTCCGCGGTCCTCGACGAGGAGCCCGACCTCATCATCCTCGACGTCATGCTGCCCGACATGAACGGCTTCGGAGTCACCAAGCGCCTCCGTGCATCCGGCTACACGGCGCCGATCCTCTTCCTCACGGCGAAGGACGACACCGAGGACAAGATCACCGGCCTCACCGTCGGCGGCGACGACTACGTCACCAAGCCGTTCTCGCTGGACGAGATCGTGGCCCGCATCAAGGCGATCCTGCGGCGCACCATGGCCGACAAGGAGGACGCCATCATCCGCGCCGGCGAGCTCACCATGGACCAGGACACCCACGAGGTGACCGTGGGCGACGCCTCCGTCGAGCTCTCCCCCACCGAGTTCAAGCTGCTGCGCTACCTCATGCTCAACCCCAACCGGGTGCTGTCGAAGGCGCAGATCCTCGACCACGTGTGGGAGTACGACTTCAACGGCGATGCCGGCATCGTGGAGAGCTACATCTCCTACCTGCGCCGCAAGATCGACCAGTACTCCGCCGAGCCGATGATCCAGACCAAGCGCGGATTCGGCTACATGCTCAAGACCGCGAAGGCGTGA
- a CDS encoding DNA repair helicase XPB, with translation MNGPLIVQSDRTVLLEVAHPDAEEARHELAVFAELERAPEHVHTYRITRLGLWNARAAGHEAAQMLATLERYAKFPVPQTVQIDIAETVGRYGRLVIARDDSADGHSGELVIRTTDPAVLAEITRNAKIAPFLGIRRSSTEWTLQPWARGQVKQELLKIGWPAEDQAGYTPGTPHRIDLVESGWSLRPYQQQAVDNFFAGGSGVVVLPCGAGKTLVGAGAMAEADTTTLILVTNTVSARQWRAELLKRTSLSEDDIGEYSGQSKEIKPVTIATYQILTAKRKGEYAHLALLDALDWGLIVYDEVHLLPAPVFKLTAELQARRRLGLTATLVREDGRESDVFSLIGPKRFDAPWKEIEAQGFISPASCFEVRIDLPQSERLEYAASADDERYRLAATAPAKLQVVKDLVAKHDGERILVIGQYLDQIEELAEALGAPQLTGSTPIAERERLYQEFRDGITKVLVVSKVANFSVDLPEATVAIQVSGSFGSRQEEAQRLGRLLRPKESGLPANFYTLVARDTVDQDFAQNRQRFLAEQGYSYTILDSHDLAA, from the coding sequence GTGAACGGACCGTTGATCGTGCAGAGCGACCGCACGGTGCTGCTCGAGGTGGCGCACCCGGATGCGGAGGAGGCCCGCCACGAGCTGGCGGTCTTCGCCGAGCTCGAACGGGCGCCCGAGCACGTGCACACCTACCGCATCACGCGCCTCGGCCTCTGGAACGCGCGCGCCGCCGGCCATGAGGCCGCCCAGATGCTCGCCACCCTCGAGCGCTACGCCAAGTTCCCCGTGCCGCAGACGGTGCAGATCGACATCGCGGAGACCGTCGGACGCTACGGCCGCCTCGTCATCGCGCGCGACGACAGCGCGGATGGGCACAGCGGCGAGCTCGTCATCCGCACCACGGATCCCGCGGTGCTCGCCGAGATCACCCGCAACGCGAAGATCGCCCCGTTCCTCGGCATCCGCCGCAGCTCCACCGAGTGGACGCTGCAGCCGTGGGCGCGCGGGCAGGTGAAGCAGGAACTGCTCAAGATCGGCTGGCCGGCCGAGGACCAGGCCGGCTACACCCCCGGAACCCCGCACCGCATCGACCTGGTCGAGAGCGGCTGGAGCCTGCGCCCCTACCAGCAGCAGGCGGTCGACAACTTCTTCGCGGGCGGGTCCGGTGTGGTCGTGCTGCCGTGCGGCGCGGGCAAGACGCTCGTCGGCGCGGGCGCGATGGCCGAGGCCGACACCACGACGCTCATCCTCGTCACCAACACGGTCTCCGCCCGCCAGTGGCGCGCCGAACTGCTCAAGCGCACGAGCCTCAGCGAGGACGACATCGGCGAGTACTCCGGGCAGTCCAAGGAGATCAAGCCGGTCACGATCGCGACCTACCAGATCCTCACCGCCAAGAGGAAGGGCGAGTACGCGCACCTGGCGCTTCTCGACGCCCTCGACTGGGGCCTCATCGTCTACGACGAGGTGCACCTGCTGCCGGCACCCGTGTTCAAGCTGACCGCCGAGCTGCAGGCTCGCCGCCGCCTCGGCCTCACGGCGACCCTCGTGCGCGAGGACGGCCGGGAGTCCGACGTGTTCAGCCTCATCGGCCCCAAGCGCTTCGACGCGCCCTGGAAGGAGATCGAGGCCCAGGGTTTCATCTCCCCGGCGTCGTGCTTCGAGGTGCGGATCGACCTGCCGCAGTCCGAGCGCCTCGAGTACGCCGCGAGCGCCGACGACGAGCGCTACCGGCTCGCCGCCACCGCGCCCGCGAAGCTGCAGGTGGTGAAGGATCTGGTGGCCAAGCACGACGGCGAGCGGATCCTCGTGATCGGCCAGTACCTCGACCAGATCGAGGAGCTCGCCGAGGCGCTCGGCGCCCCGCAGCTCACCGGATCCACGCCGATCGCCGAGCGCGAGCGGCTGTACCAGGAGTTCCGCGACGGGATCACGAAGGTGCTCGTGGTGTCGAAGGTGGCCAACTTCTCGGTCGACCTGCCGGAGGCGACGGTCGCCATCCAGGTGTCCGGGTCGTTCGGATCGCGCCAGGAGGAGGCCCAGCGCCTCGGGCGCCTGCTGCGGCCGAAGGAGTCCGGGCTGCCCGCGAACTTCTACACGCTCGTCGCGCGCGACACGGTGGACCAGGACTTCGCCCAGAACCGCCAGCGCTTCCTCGCCGAGCAGGGCTACAGCTACACGATCCTCGACTCGCACGACCTCGCGGCGTAG
- a CDS encoding ABC transporter ATP-binding protein — MIEATALTKRYGAKTAVDGVSFTIEPGRVTGFLGPNGAGKSTTMRLIVGLDNPSAGHVTVNGKRYAEHASPLREVGVLLDAKAVHPGRTARNHLLALAATHRIPRRRVDEVIALTGLESVAGKRVKGFSLGMGQRLGIAAALLGDPSTLILDEPVNGLDPEGVIWVRQLAKHLAGQGRTVFLSSHLMSEMAQTADHIIVLGRGRIIADASVAEIVALASGPGGATVRVRTPHLDRLASALTAGGATLTPIPETPGAAIVGALPIERIGELAAQQAVVLHELTSLQGSLEEAYLALTQDDVEYHAGGAA, encoded by the coding sequence ATGATCGAAGCGACCGCACTCACCAAGCGCTACGGCGCCAAGACCGCGGTCGACGGGGTGAGCTTCACCATCGAACCGGGTCGGGTCACCGGCTTCCTCGGCCCGAATGGCGCCGGCAAGTCCACCACGATGCGCCTCATCGTGGGACTGGACAACCCCAGCGCGGGCCACGTCACGGTCAACGGCAAGCGCTACGCCGAGCACGCGAGCCCGCTGCGCGAGGTGGGGGTGCTGCTGGACGCCAAGGCCGTGCACCCGGGACGCACCGCCCGCAACCACCTGCTCGCGCTCGCCGCGACCCACCGCATCCCGCGCCGCCGCGTCGACGAGGTGATCGCCTTGACGGGCCTCGAGTCGGTGGCCGGCAAGCGGGTGAAGGGCTTCTCCCTCGGGATGGGGCAGCGCCTCGGCATCGCGGCGGCCCTGCTCGGCGACCCATCGACGCTCATCCTCGACGAGCCGGTCAACGGCCTCGACCCGGAGGGCGTCATCTGGGTGCGGCAGCTCGCGAAGCACCTGGCCGGCCAGGGCCGCACCGTCTTCCTCTCCTCGCACCTCATGAGCGAGATGGCCCAGACCGCCGACCACATCATCGTGCTGGGCCGCGGACGCATCATCGCGGATGCCTCGGTGGCCGAGATCGTCGCCCTCGCCTCCGGACCGGGCGGTGCCACCGTTCGCGTGCGCACGCCCCACCTCGACCGGCTCGCGTCGGCGCTCACGGCGGGCGGCGCAACGTTGACGCCCATCCCCGAGACCCCCGGTGCCGCGATCGTCGGCGCGCTGCCGATCGAGCGGATCGGCGAGCTCGCCGCCCAGCAGGCGGTCGTGCTGCACGAGTTGACGTCGTTGCAGGGCTCGCTCGAGGAGGCCTACCTCGCCCTCACCCAGGACGATGTCGAGTACCACGCGGGAGGTGCCGCGTGA
- a CDS encoding ABC transporter permease, with protein MSAAVLTESRLSLGGILISEWIKLRTLRSSEWCLLVFAVLTIGAATLISLVLTGLEHTGFDTATANYNWFTASTVAVGFGVLVVGVLGSLVITGEYGTGMIRSSVTAVPRRLPVLFAKAAVIGVATFVAALVSLVLAALASAAILSGAGYPVDIADGQVWVSITANAGYLALVAVLAVGVGAVIRVSAGAIATVLGLILVVPTVFQLIGGLTQQTWPINVAAFLPSSLGGRMAAFPGIEGIVIGDNPYLVLEPWQAALAMVAWAAVALAGGALLLARRDV; from the coding sequence GTGAGCGCCGCCGTGCTGACCGAGTCCCGGCTGAGCCTCGGCGGCATCCTGATCTCCGAGTGGATCAAGCTGCGCACCCTGCGCTCCAGCGAGTGGTGCCTGCTGGTGTTCGCGGTGCTCACGATCGGTGCCGCCACCCTCATCTCCCTCGTGCTGACCGGCCTGGAGCACACGGGCTTCGACACCGCGACCGCGAACTACAACTGGTTCACGGCGTCCACGGTCGCCGTCGGCTTCGGGGTGCTCGTAGTCGGCGTGCTCGGTTCGCTCGTGATCACCGGCGAATACGGGACGGGGATGATCCGTTCGAGTGTGACCGCCGTGCCCCGCCGCCTCCCGGTGCTGTTCGCGAAGGCCGCCGTGATCGGCGTGGCAACCTTCGTGGCGGCGCTCGTCTCGCTCGTGCTCGCCGCCCTCGCCAGCGCCGCGATCCTCTCCGGCGCCGGCTACCCGGTCGACATCGCCGACGGTCAGGTGTGGGTGAGCATCACCGCGAACGCCGGCTACCTCGCGCTCGTGGCGGTGCTCGCGGTGGGTGTCGGCGCCGTCATCCGGGTGAGCGCGGGCGCGATCGCGACGGTGCTGGGCCTCATCCTCGTCGTGCCGACCGTGTTCCAGTTGATCGGCGGGCTCACCCAGCAGACGTGGCCGATCAACGTCGCGGCATTCCTGCCGAGCAGCCTGGGCGGTCGGATGGCGGCCTTCCCCGGCATCGAGGGCATCGTCATCGGCGACAACCCGTACCTCGTCCTCGAGCCCTGGCAGGCGGCGCTCGCCATGGTCGCGTGGGCGGCGGTGGCTCTCGCAGGCGGTGCCCTGCTGCTCGCGCGCCGGGACGTGTAG
- a CDS encoding sensor histidine kinase, translating to MAKLHASFDRWWNGISLRAKITGVTVLLLTFGLAVAGAGTMTVLRTYLFDQRDASVTSWFQQVYGSAETAPANLASCNFRYEPGYLVAIVDAAGRTVCSNVPEDNLQPDFSSMHLSWSVPHDGSFATVTDASGRGQWRVKTTVLTGSDGTLATLVAGIDLTDIDSTITRYSLIFFLFAIAVVLLGAAVTQLLVTSTFAPLRDVENTAARFAAGDYAQRLGGATPNTEVGRLNRSLNTMLARIDRAFADRQRAVEQLRRFVGDASHELRTPLVSVRGYAELYRMGALQNPEDVAQAMDRIEREAIRMGGLVEDLLELARLDETRPLQRGPVDLLPIAQDAALDASASAPQRRITVVVPEPIEPEELVLDEEPEPEPATVTTPPATTLTGPIAFAGSAIARLRRRRPAASTEATAGASTLSATPLPEIGPIVLGDENKIRQVVTNLMGNAMRFTPDDSPIELAVRVDRVGGYGSISIVDHGEGIPPQLREKIFQRFWRADTSRTRETGGSGLGLAIVAGIVAKHDGHVEVLETPGGGATFRVSIPLLPSEPTEDASPASAETANADASRS from the coding sequence ATGGCGAAGCTCCACGCCTCGTTCGACCGCTGGTGGAACGGGATCTCCCTGCGCGCGAAGATCACGGGCGTCACCGTCCTGCTGCTCACCTTCGGGCTCGCGGTGGCCGGTGCGGGAACGATGACCGTGCTGCGCACCTACCTCTTCGACCAGCGCGACGCCTCCGTCACCTCCTGGTTTCAGCAGGTCTACGGCAGCGCCGAGACCGCCCCCGCCAACCTCGCGAGCTGCAACTTCCGCTACGAGCCCGGCTACCTCGTGGCGATCGTCGACGCCGCCGGCCGCACCGTCTGCAGCAACGTGCCCGAGGACAACCTGCAGCCCGACTTCTCCTCGATGCACCTCTCGTGGAGCGTGCCGCACGACGGCAGCTTCGCGACCGTCACCGATGCCTCCGGCCGCGGTCAGTGGCGCGTCAAGACGACCGTGCTCACCGGCTCGGATGGCACGCTCGCGACGCTCGTCGCGGGAATCGACCTGACCGACATCGACTCCACGATCACCCGCTACAGCCTCATCTTCTTCCTCTTCGCGATCGCGGTCGTGCTGCTGGGGGCTGCCGTCACCCAACTGCTCGTGACGAGCACCTTCGCGCCGCTGCGCGACGTGGAGAACACGGCCGCCCGCTTCGCCGCCGGCGACTACGCCCAGCGCCTCGGCGGCGCCACCCCCAACACCGAGGTCGGCCGACTCAACCGCTCGCTCAACACCATGCTCGCCCGCATCGACCGCGCCTTCGCCGACCGCCAGCGCGCCGTCGAGCAGCTGCGCCGGTTCGTGGGCGACGCGAGCCACGAGCTGCGCACCCCGCTCGTCTCGGTGCGCGGCTACGCCGAGCTGTACCGGATGGGGGCGCTGCAGAACCCGGAAGACGTCGCCCAGGCGATGGACCGCATCGAGCGCGAGGCGATCCGGATGGGCGGACTCGTCGAGGACCTCCTCGAGCTCGCCCGCCTCGACGAGACCCGTCCCCTGCAGCGCGGACCGGTCGACCTGCTTCCGATCGCCCAGGATGCGGCCCTCGACGCGTCGGCGTCCGCACCGCAGCGCCGGATCACGGTCGTCGTGCCGGAGCCGATCGAGCCCGAGGAGCTCGTCCTCGACGAGGAACCGGAGCCGGAGCCGGCCACGGTGACGACCCCGCCCGCGACCACCCTCACCGGCCCGATCGCCTTCGCGGGCTCGGCGATCGCCCGCCTGCGCCGCCGGCGCCCGGCCGCGAGCACCGAGGCGACGGCGGGGGCCTCGACGTTGTCCGCCACCCCGCTGCCCGAGATCGGGCCGATCGTGCTGGGCGATGAGAACAAGATCCGCCAGGTGGTCACCAACCTGATGGGCAATGCGATGCGCTTCACGCCCGACGACAGCCCCATCGAGCTCGCCGTCCGAGTGGATCGCGTGGGCGGCTACGGCAGCATCTCGATCGTCGATCACGGCGAGGGGATCCCGCCGCAGCTGCGCGAGAAGATCTTCCAGCGCTTCTGGCGCGCCGACACCTCCCGCACTCGCGAGACCGGCGGCTCGGGTCTCGGCCTGGCGATCGTCGCCGGGATCGTGGCCAAGCACGACGGGCACGTCGAGGTGCTCGAGACGCCCGGCGGGGGGGCGACCTTCCGGGTGAGCATCCCGCTCCTCCCCAGCGAGCCGACCGAGGATGCCTCCCCGGCATCCGCAGAGACGGCGAATGCGGACGCGTCGCGCTCCTAG
- a CDS encoding pyrimidine reductase family protein has translation MAEAQHVTIDRLWPDPASDLSDDALVAELREADPVLRANFVSSVDGAATRDGLSGGLGDAADRRSFELLRRAADAVLVGAGTVRAEGYGPLRVSDASVAWRTARHLPPHPVFVIVSGTLDLDAGSRIFTEAPVRPIVVTTEGHDTTAFTECAEVIEAGRGEHIDASAAVAALHARGLTRILCEGGPSLFGALLAADLVDELCVTVAPSLEAGDARRIAAGELPAPRGLELAHVLRAESTLLLRYRRD, from the coding sequence ATGGCTGAAGCACAACATGTGACGATCGACCGGCTGTGGCCGGATCCGGCGAGCGATCTCTCCGACGACGCGCTCGTCGCGGAGCTGCGCGAGGCCGACCCGGTGCTGCGCGCCAACTTCGTGAGCTCGGTCGACGGCGCGGCCACCCGCGACGGTCTCTCGGGCGGGCTCGGCGACGCCGCCGATCGGCGCTCCTTCGAGCTGCTGCGGCGGGCGGCGGATGCGGTGCTCGTCGGCGCGGGAACCGTCCGCGCCGAAGGCTACGGGCCCTTGCGGGTGTCGGACGCCTCGGTCGCCTGGCGGACGGCGCGCCACCTTCCGCCGCACCCGGTGTTCGTCATCGTGTCCGGGACGCTCGACCTCGACGCGGGATCGCGCATCTTCACCGAGGCGCCCGTGCGGCCGATCGTGGTGACGACCGAGGGCCACGACACGACGGCGTTCACGGAGTGCGCCGAGGTGATCGAGGCCGGTCGGGGCGAGCACATCGACGCCTCGGCCGCGGTCGCCGCGCTCCACGCCCGCGGGCTCACGCGCATCCTGTGCGAGGGCGGGCCGAGCCTGTTCGGCGCGCTGCTCGCGGCCGACCTCGTCGACGAGCTGTGCGTCACCGTGGCGCCGAGCCTCGAGGCGGGGGATGCCCGCCGCATCGCCGCGGGCGAGCTGCCCGCGCCGCGCGGGCTCGAGCTCGCCCACGTGCTGCGGGCGGAATCGACCCTGCTGCTGCGCTACCGCCGCGACTGA
- a CDS encoding NAD(P)/FAD-dependent oxidoreductase, translating into MSAERMVIVGAGLAGASAAEELRERGFEGAIRLFGSEHSVPYLRPPLSKGYLAGTEGWDAVELHPREWYAEHGIELITGTNAAAIDRSAHELVLDDGARERYDRLLLATGSEPVRPELPGVGLPGVHVLRTIEQSDELKALLHGGEKSIVVIGGGWIGMELAATARTLGHAVTVVERGRVPLASALGERLGGVFLALHEEHGVAFRHEATVEAIEGDAAVTGVRLASGEVLRAELVVLAVGARPRIELAAAAGLETADGVLVDERLVTSDPDILAAGDIASHLHPDLHGIRVRSEHWANAMNGGRAAARAMLGDERPYDDIPYFYTDQFELGMEYSGFAPLTGTARVVIRGDLAAREFIAFWVLGARVVAGMNVNVWDVNDEVQRLIRSRAELDDARLADPAIPLAEL; encoded by the coding sequence GTGAGCGCTGAGCGCATGGTGATCGTCGGGGCGGGGCTGGCCGGTGCATCGGCGGCCGAGGAGCTGCGGGAGCGCGGGTTCGAGGGTGCCATCCGGCTGTTCGGGTCGGAGCACTCGGTGCCCTACCTCCGGCCGCCGTTGTCGAAGGGCTATCTCGCCGGAACCGAGGGCTGGGACGCCGTCGAGCTGCATCCGCGCGAATGGTATGCGGAGCACGGCATCGAGCTGATCACGGGCACGAACGCCGCCGCGATCGACCGCTCCGCGCACGAGCTCGTGCTCGACGACGGCGCGCGCGAGCGCTACGACAGACTGCTGCTCGCGACCGGGTCCGAGCCGGTGCGGCCGGAGCTCCCGGGGGTCGGGCTGCCGGGGGTGCACGTGCTGCGCACCATCGAGCAGTCCGACGAGCTGAAGGCGCTGTTGCACGGCGGCGAGAAGTCGATCGTCGTCATCGGAGGCGGGTGGATCGGGATGGAGCTCGCGGCGACGGCGCGGACGCTCGGCCACGCGGTCACCGTGGTCGAACGTGGCAGGGTTCCGCTCGCCTCGGCACTCGGCGAGCGACTCGGCGGCGTCTTCCTCGCCCTGCACGAGGAGCACGGTGTCGCCTTCCGCCACGAGGCGACCGTCGAGGCCATCGAGGGGGATGCCGCCGTCACCGGCGTGCGGCTCGCGAGCGGGGAGGTGCTGCGGGCCGAGCTTGTCGTGCTCGCGGTCGGGGCCAGGCCGCGCATCGAGCTCGCGGCGGCGGCCGGGCTCGAGACCGCCGACGGCGTGCTGGTCGACGAACGGCTCGTCACGAGCGACCCCGACATCCTCGCGGCCGGGGACATCGCGAGCCACCTGCATCCGGACCTGCACGGCATCCGGGTGCGCAGCGAGCACTGGGCGAATGCGATGAACGGCGGCCGGGCGGCCGCGCGCGCGATGCTCGGCGACGAGCGACCGTACGACGACATCCCGTACTTCTACACGGATCAGTTCGAGCTGGGGATGGAGTACTCGGGCTTCGCGCCGCTGACCGGCACCGCGCGGGTCGTGATCCGGGGCGACCTCGCCGCTCGGGAGTTCATCGCCTTCTGGGTGCTCGGCGCGCGCGTGGTCGCCGGCATGAACGTGAACGTCTGGGACGTCAACGACGAGGTGCAGCGCCTGATCCGCTCGCGGGCGGAGCTCGACGACGCTCGGCTCGCCGACCCCGCGATCCCTCTCGCCGAGCTGTAG
- a CDS encoding helicase-associated domain-containing protein: MALAAWLRARDDDALTALLRARPVREAGIRDVFDLAEALLEEGSVQAALEHLDRPTLAVLAAAGVLEEQGTGGDATAIAARLGLAPEAIREPVAQLSGLALLDDTTGRPAPWGPVFARLRAWPAAGLPSVEDLLDGPPPAALEPVGASDLAAADRGAADRAFEAVTAVGELVRTLEREPARQLQRGGIALPDWRRLSAAAGVGDEELRALLDIAESARLIELSAGSWRVTAEGVEWRGLSRVERWTALAEGWLAQVPEELRAHLRSRARARWGDGLVDYLEWLYPAGGAWMRERASTASRSAELLGIVGASIPSTPGSALLATGPEAAAAAVGALFPPDVRQVYIQHDLSMIAPGPLAADVDARLRELADVESVGLASSYRVTAASVTRALTAGATIEQLRAFLAETSLTGIPQPLEYLLTETAGRFGSLRVGALDAPISGPDAGAHAYVRGDDPALVGQLVIDQALSSIALRRTDAHRAVSRFDAEAVYWSLVDARYPAVFEDATGTIRPVRRAAPAPITASIPVDTAAALVARLRQAAAEAPAESGAAWNARQLELAIKSRVAVTVTVRLPDGSEVPYLLEPAALAGGRLRARDRRADIERTLPLSHIVDVSPA, from the coding sequence TTGGCGCTCGCAGCATGGCTGCGGGCGCGAGACGACGACGCCCTGACGGCACTGCTGCGGGCCCGCCCGGTGCGGGAGGCGGGCATCCGCGACGTCTTCGACCTCGCCGAGGCCCTCCTCGAGGAGGGCTCGGTGCAGGCCGCGCTCGAGCACCTCGACCGGCCCACCCTCGCGGTGCTCGCGGCCGCCGGCGTGCTGGAGGAGCAGGGCACCGGCGGCGACGCGACGGCGATCGCCGCGCGCCTCGGCCTCGCGCCGGAGGCGATCCGGGAGCCGGTGGCGCAGCTCTCGGGGCTCGCGCTGCTCGACGACACCACGGGGCGCCCCGCCCCCTGGGGCCCCGTGTTCGCCCGACTGCGCGCCTGGCCCGCCGCGGGACTGCCCTCGGTCGAGGACCTCCTGGACGGCCCGCCCCCCGCGGCGCTCGAACCGGTCGGGGCGTCCGATCTGGCGGCCGCGGATCGGGGCGCCGCCGATCGCGCCTTCGAGGCGGTCACCGCGGTGGGCGAACTGGTGCGCACCCTCGAACGCGAGCCGGCGCGGCAGCTGCAGCGCGGCGGCATCGCCCTCCCCGACTGGCGTCGCCTCTCCGCCGCCGCGGGCGTCGGCGACGAGGAGCTGCGCGCGCTGCTCGACATCGCCGAATCCGCGCGGCTCATCGAGCTGAGCGCCGGATCCTGGCGGGTCACGGCGGAAGGCGTCGAATGGCGCGGTCTCAGCCGCGTCGAACGCTGGACGGCGCTGGCCGAAGGATGGCTCGCACAGGTGCCCGAGGAGCTGCGCGCCCACCTGCGCTCCCGAGCGCGGGCCCGCTGGGGCGACGGCCTCGTCGACTACCTCGAGTGGCTGTACCCGGCCGGGGGCGCGTGGATGCGCGAACGCGCCTCCACGGCATCCCGCTCGGCCGAGCTGCTCGGCATCGTCGGGGCGTCGATCCCCTCCACTCCCGGATCGGCCCTGCTCGCGACCGGTCCGGAGGCGGCGGCCGCGGCGGTCGGCGCCCTGTTCCCGCCCGACGTGCGGCAGGTCTACATCCAGCACGACCTCTCGATGATCGCCCCGGGCCCGCTCGCCGCCGACGTCGACGCCCGGCTGCGCGAGCTCGCCGACGTGGAATCGGTGGGCCTGGCGTCCAGCTATCGCGTCACCGCGGCGTCGGTCACCCGCGCGCTCACGGCGGGCGCGACGATCGAGCAGCTGCGGGCGTTCCTGGCCGAGACCTCGCTCACGGGCATCCCGCAGCCGCTCGAATACCTGCTGACCGAGACGGCGGGCCGCTTCGGAAGCCTCCGGGTGGGGGCGCTCGACGCGCCGATCTCGGGGCCCGACGCGGGTGCGCACGCCTACGTCCGCGGCGACGACCCGGCCCTGGTCGGGCAGCTCGTGATCGACCAGGCGCTGTCGTCGATCGCGCTGCGCCGCACGGACGCCCACCGCGCGGTGAGCCGTTTCGACGCGGAGGCCGTGTACTGGTCGCTCGTGGATGCGCGGTACCCGGCCGTGTTCGAGGACGCCACGGGCACGATCCGTCCGGTGCGGCGCGCGGCGCCCGCGCCGATCACCGCGTCGATCCCGGTCGACACGGCGGCGGCGCTCGTGGCGCGCCTGCGCCAGGCGGCCGCCGAGGCGCCCGCGGAGAGCGGCGCCGCGTGGAACGCGCGGCAGCTCGAGCTCGCCATCAAGTCCCGCGTCGCGGTCACGGTGACCGTGCGCCTGCCGGATGGCAGCGAGGTGCCCTACCTGCTGGAGCCGGCCGCGCTCGCCGGCGGCCGCCTGCGCGCGCGCGACCGCCGCGCCGACATCGAGCGCACGCTCCCCCTCTCGCACATCGTCGACGTCTCCCCCGCCTGA